The following proteins are co-located in the Paraphotobacterium marinum genome:
- a CDS encoding ParA family protein, with protein sequence MNRESTIDHLLTIAEQTQQVQSDRIQIVLDERKKDPFPPMSKALMETRSGLTRRRLDDAIAKMESDGHQFTKNNANHYSLTLPEAHQIMDYANIPAFHQKKNHEHKPWIINIQNQKGGTGKSMSAVHMAASLALNIEKRYRICLIDLDPQGSLRLFLNPQISSSSQDNIYSAVDVMLDNIPDDETIDREFLLEKVCLPTQYPNLKTIAAFPEDSMFNAEAWQDLAENQSLDGVVKLLKEKVIDRISDDFDIIMIDTGPHVDPLVWNAMYASNALLIPCAAKRLDWSATVNFFQHLPTVYQMFPKDWDGLKFIRLMPTMFEDDNKKQMSVLTEMNYLLREIVMMATIPRSRAFETCADTYSTVYDLTIHDFEGGKRTLQSAQEAIQKVGLEFERVLHSYWSTLKKDI encoded by the coding sequence ATGAATAGGGAATCAACCATTGATCATCTGCTAACGATAGCAGAACAAACTCAGCAAGTTCAATCGGATAGAATACAAATAGTTTTAGATGAAAGGAAAAAAGATCCATTCCCTCCCATGTCTAAAGCCCTTATGGAAACACGTTCTGGATTAACGAGAAGAAGACTCGATGATGCTATTGCTAAAATGGAAAGTGATGGTCATCAGTTTACTAAAAATAATGCAAACCATTATTCATTAACTTTACCTGAAGCTCACCAAATAATGGATTATGCAAATATACCAGCCTTTCATCAAAAAAAGAACCACGAGCATAAACCATGGATTATAAATATTCAAAATCAAAAGGGAGGTACAGGTAAATCAATGTCCGCAGTACATATGGCTGCAAGTTTGGCTCTAAATATTGAAAAAAGATATAGAATTTGTCTAATAGATCTTGATCCTCAAGGATCTTTACGGTTATTTTTAAATCCACAAATAAGTTCAAGTTCACAGGATAATATTTATTCTGCTGTAGATGTTATGCTAGATAATATCCCAGATGATGAAACAATCGACCGTGAATTTTTGTTAGAAAAAGTTTGTTTGCCAACACAATATCCAAACTTAAAAACAATTGCAGCTTTTCCTGAAGATTCAATGTTTAATGCAGAAGCATGGCAAGATTTAGCTGAGAATCAATCTTTAGATGGTGTTGTTAAATTATTAAAAGAAAAAGTAATTGACCGAATTTCTGATGATTTTGATATTATTATGATTGACACAGGACCTCATGTTGATCCACTTGTATGGAATGCAATGTATGCATCAAATGCATTATTGATACCATGTGCTGCAAAAAGGTTAGATTGGAGTGCTACTGTTAATTTTTTTCAGCATTTGCCAACTGTTTATCAAATGTTTCCAAAGGATTGGGATGGTTTAAAATTTATTCGTTTAATGCCGACAATGTTTGAAGATGATAATAAAAAACAAATGTCAGTTCTTACGGAAATGAATTATTTATTACGGGAAATCGTTATGATGGCAACAATTCCAAGAAGTCGTGCTTTTGAAACTTGTGCAGACACATATAGTACTGTTTATGATTTAACTATTCATGACTTTGAAGGTGGTAAAAGAACGCTTCAATCTGCTCAAGAAGCTATTCAAAAAGTAGGCTTAGAGTTTGAAAGAGTTCTTCATAGCTATTGGTCAACTTTAAAGAAGGATATTTAA
- a CDS encoding DHA2 family efflux MFS transporter permease subunit, translated as MQEQELPKIETVTPRQWVGVIAGLLGAFLAIIDITITNTSIKELTGAFSLSEDEASWISTSYLVAEIIAIAVTAWLIEVLGIRRYLLWSVILFLISSVGCTLANSLNTIVIARVCQGLSGGALIPIALSLMSFLLPKSKQPIGMSLFGLIAALAPTLGGTLGGWLTQNFSWEYIFYINLIPGLILIPMIFYSLDTDELNKKAFLEGDWLGILLISIGLASLLIVLEQGNQNNWFQSSLITLLLVISIVSLTYFTLVERKAKKPLIDLNLFKDWHFLVSLLIFFVFGFYLLGVMFVIPLYLEQVHDYNPLQVGEVIMWMVIPQIICAPLIPKLIKYIPAQYIVFSGFLILSMSSYANIHMSPNFAGDQMIPSIILRGMGIPFIIIPIQIIAFNTISKDKIDQASVLVNMSRNLGSSFGIAIIQTMVTNLSRANSNSIKSTVSSLDQNALDYVQNLQNKFIMNGFDSNQSHLMALNQLNQKIQLNASIIAYNDIYFTLMVLTTIAGFLVFIICSKYKK; from the coding sequence ATGCAAGAACAAGAATTACCTAAAATTGAAACTGTCACACCAAGACAATGGGTTGGTGTTATTGCAGGGTTATTGGGCGCTTTCCTTGCAATTATTGATATCACAATAACCAATACATCCATTAAAGAACTAACTGGGGCATTTTCATTATCTGAAGATGAGGCTTCGTGGATTTCTACTTCTTATTTAGTTGCAGAAATAATAGCAATTGCAGTCACTGCTTGGCTTATTGAGGTTTTAGGTATAAGGCGCTACCTTCTCTGGTCTGTTATATTATTTCTAATATCATCTGTAGGTTGTACCTTGGCAAACAGTTTAAATACGATCGTTATAGCCAGAGTTTGTCAAGGCCTCAGTGGAGGAGCTTTGATACCAATTGCTCTCTCGTTAATGAGTTTTTTATTACCAAAGTCTAAACAGCCAATTGGGATGAGCTTATTTGGTTTGATAGCTGCATTAGCACCAACTTTAGGTGGTACTTTAGGAGGATGGCTAACTCAAAACTTTTCATGGGAATATATTTTCTATATAAACTTAATTCCAGGATTAATTTTAATACCAATGATTTTTTATAGTTTAGATACAGATGAATTAAATAAAAAAGCTTTCCTTGAAGGAGATTGGTTAGGTATATTATTAATATCAATTGGTCTAGCCTCTTTATTGATTGTTTTAGAACAAGGAAACCAGAACAATTGGTTTCAATCATCACTCATTACTTTATTATTAGTTATATCCATTGTTAGCTTAACATATTTTACCCTAGTTGAAAGAAAAGCAAAAAAACCTTTGATAGATTTAAACCTATTTAAGGACTGGCACTTTCTAGTTAGTTTGTTAATATTTTTTGTATTCGGTTTTTATCTATTGGGAGTAATGTTCGTCATACCTTTATATTTGGAGCAGGTTCATGATTACAATCCTCTTCAAGTTGGTGAGGTAATTATGTGGATGGTCATTCCTCAAATCATTTGTGCACCATTAATCCCAAAATTAATTAAGTATATTCCAGCACAATATATTGTTTTTTCTGGTTTTTTAATATTATCAATGAGTAGTTATGCTAACATACATATGTCGCCTAATTTTGCTGGTGATCAAATGATACCGTCTATAATATTAAGGGGTATGGGTATACCTTTTATAATAATACCAATACAAATTATTGCCTTTAATACAATATCAAAGGATAAAATTGACCAAGCTTCTGTTTTAGTCAATATGTCGCGAAATTTGGGTTCTTCTTTTGGGATAGCAATCATACAAACTATGGTAACTAATCTTTCTAGAGCTAATTCAAACAGTATAAAAAGCACTGTTTCATCACTTGATCAAAACGCATTAGATTATGTTCAAAATTTACAAAATAAGTTTATTATGAATGGTTTCGACAGTAATCAATCGCATTTAATGGCTCTAAACCAATTGAATCAAAAAATTCAGTTAAATGCTTCAATAATAGCTTATAACGATATTTATTTTACTCTTATGGTATTAACAACCATTGCGGGGTTTTTAGTATTTATTATATGTTCAAAATATAAAAAATAA
- a CDS encoding HlyD family secretion protein, with amino-acid sequence MKVLVSKNFQSKNDLDSALSKLKTSQAKVNSGQATLSAAQKKLAVLDSSIKEQKAVLKAHESDLLKAKINYQRTKIFAPVDGFVAQRSIQKGTYVQNGSKLLTLVPSSDIWIEANFKETQIQNMKKGQKVEITFDAYPNLNFSGEVNSISPASGSEVALLPADNATGNFTKIVQRIPVKITLTNIQKNKARLIPGLSAYVTVDLR; translated from the coding sequence ATAAAAGTTTTAGTATCCAAAAACTTTCAATCCAAAAATGATTTAGACTCTGCTTTATCAAAACTTAAAACATCTCAAGCAAAAGTTAATTCAGGGCAAGCTACCTTATCTGCTGCTCAAAAAAAATTAGCCGTTTTAGACAGCAGTATTAAAGAACAAAAAGCAGTTTTAAAAGCTCATGAATCAGATTTATTAAAAGCAAAAATAAATTACCAACGTACGAAGATTTTTGCACCTGTGGATGGATTTGTTGCTCAAAGAAGTATTCAAAAAGGAACTTATGTACAAAACGGAAGTAAATTATTAACTTTAGTCCCCTCTTCAGATATATGGATCGAAGCCAATTTCAAAGAAACTCAAATCCAAAATATGAAAAAGGGACAAAAAGTCGAAATTACTTTTGATGCTTATCCTAATTTAAACTTTAGTGGTGAGGTTAATAGTATATCGCCTGCATCTGGCTCAGAAGTTGCCCTTTTACCAGCTGATAATGCCACAGGAAATTTTACTAAAATCGTACAAAGAATACCCGTTAAAATAACATTAACAAACATTCAAAAGAATAAAGCACGTTTAATTCCTGGTCTGTCAGCCTATGTAACTGTTGATTTAAGGTAA